From Salvelinus sp. IW2-2015 linkage group LG18, ASM291031v2, whole genome shotgun sequence, a single genomic window includes:
- the anks3 gene encoding ankyrin repeat and SAM domain-containing protein 3 isoform X1, whose product MSELSDEASESEQFGVSLSLWLGDINTLVRPEELDVPLDLHTACSIGQYDVVSECIKKGEVNLDSKNIGGWTPLMYSSYIGHDNIANLLLEAGVNVNATTGKGLTPLMLAASCGNESIAYFLMQQGAELELKDSRGWTALYHCTSTGHQQMVKFLLDSNANVNVKEPGSGFTPLMEAAASGHEIIVQCLLDHGVKVDERNAKGETARALAMMYGHTKIASLIDMRSPKAKAGHFEDLSSSEDSDSSAPPRLSRLSRSRAKGPSIHDGPQAIAKFRVGGPSKHSEPAVAPPGYIAFRDVGEQSEGMCFRDVTSPINELDGQSNSSRDESPFFDNDMPTMRSSSSSSEGLPRVIGLSREGSLESNEDSDQAKKSCSRRANKGHHGKGKGRHGSSSETVQPGGPGNCGMRSPVGGHPNYAGPKDLAEFLEQIGFSKYLPLLEEQDIDLRIFLTLTENDLKEVGITLFGPKRKMTSAIARWHSSARPPSDALEQAYADQLEAEMQEMAIQLHKRCEEVEGLQGQMSQEKELRTVMEGCLMEYKMAWRKVHIELVDNHRLAQDMNAVLEKARACRCELLSRLSADGNGSPYHGDGKLKGDTGGKGGEGLKSTSVSELMTTLDSYEEELGETLQAVLQNLRRLSVPEKVTDSWEQP is encoded by the exons ATGTCGGAGTTGAGCGATGAGGCGAGTGAATCYGAGCAGTTTGGTGTCAGCCTCTCCCTGTGGCTAGGGGACATTAACACTTTAGTGCGACCTGAGGAATTGGATGTTCCCCTCGACCTCCACACCGCCTGCTCTATTGGCCAGTATGATGTGGTATCAGAGTGTATTAAAAA AGGGGAGGTGAACTTGGACAGCAAGAACATTGGTGGCTGGACTCCCCTGATGTATTCCTCATATATTGGGCATGACAACATTGCTAATCTTTTGCTGGAGGCTGGAGTGAACGTTAATGCCACCACTGGCAAAGGTCTGACACCCCTTATGCTGGCAGCGAGCTGTGGGAATGAAAGCATTGCATACTTCCTAATGCAG CAAGGTGCTGAGTTGGAGCTGAAGGACTCTCGAGGCTGGACAGCCCTGTACCACTGCACGAGCACTGGCCACCAGCAGATGGTCAAGTTCCTGTTGGATAGCAATGCCAATGTCAATGTYAA AGAGCCAGGGTCTGGCTTCACTCCGCTGATGGAGGCTGCTGCTTCTGGACATGAAATCATTGTACAATGCCTCCTTGACCAT GGTGTCAAAGTAGATGAGCGGAACGCCAAAGGAGAGACCGCTCGTGCCCTGGCTATGATGTACGGCCACACAAAGATCGCCAGCCTCATTGACATGCGCTCTCCTAAAGCCAAAGCAG GACACTTTGAGGACCTGAGCTCGTCGGAGGACTCTGACAGCAGTGCTCCCCCCAGACTGAGTCGCTTGAGTCGCAGCCGAGCCAAGGGCCCCAGCATCCACGATGGGCCTCAAGCCATCGCCAAATtcagagtgggaggccccagcaAACACTCAG AGCCAGCGGTTGCGCCCCCGGGATACATTGCATTCCGTGATGTCGGGGAGCAGAGTGAGGGCATGTGTTTCCGTGACGTCACCTCGCCTATCAACGAGCTGGATGGCCAGAGCAACAGCAGCAGAG ATGAGAGCCCCTTCTTTGATAACGACATGCCCACCATGaggagcagcagtagtagcagcgaGGGACTTCCCCGCGTGATCGGACTTAGCCGGGAGGGCTCGCTTGAGAGTAACGAG GACTCGGATCAGGCTAAAAAGAGCTGCTCCCGCCGCGCAAACAAGGGTCATCACGGTAAAGGCAAGGGTCGCCATGGTAGCAGCAGTGAAACGGTGCAGCCCGGTGGCCCAGGGAACTGTGGGATGCGCTCGCCTGTAGGTGGTCATCCCAACTATGCAGGTCCRAAG GATCTGGCTGAGTTTCTGGAGCAGATTGGCTTTTCCAAGTACCTCCCCCTGTTGGAGGAACAGGACATTGACCTAAGGATATTCCTCACCCTCACAGAGAATGACCTTAAGGAAGTGGGAATCAC GCTTTTTGGACCCAAGCGCAAGATGACCTCAGCAATTGCACGTTGGCACAGTAGTGCCCGGCCACCTAGTGACGCTCTGGAGCAGGCCTACGCGGACCAACTGGAGGCTGAGATGCAGGAAATGGCCATTCAGCTACATAAG CGGTGTGAGGAGGTGGAGGGCCTGCAGGGCCAGATGTCTCAAGAGAAGGAATTGCGCACAGTGATGGAGGGATGCCTGATGGAGTACAAGATGGCCTGGAGGAAGGTGCACATAGAGCTGGTGGACAACCACAGACTGGCCCAAGACATGAATGCCGTGCTAGAAAAGGCCCGCGCCTGCCGCTGCGAGCTCCTGTCTCGCCTCAGTGCCGACGGCAACGGCAGTCCTTACCACGGCGACGGAAAACTGAAAGGCGATACTGGTGGAAAAG
- the anks3 gene encoding ankyrin repeat and SAM domain-containing protein 3 isoform X2 → MSELSDEASESEQFGVSLSLWLGDINTLVRPEELDVPLDLHTACSIGQYDVVSECIKKGEVNLDSKNIGGWTPLMYSSYIGHDNIANLLLEAGVNVNATTGKGLTPLMLAASCGNESIAYFLMQQGAELELKDSRGWTALYHCTSTGHQQMVKFLLDSNANVNVKEPGSGFTPLMEAAASGHEIIVQCLLDHGVKVDERNAKGETARALAMMYGHTKIASLIDMRSPKAKAGHFEDLSSSEDSDSSAPPRLSRLSRSRAKGPSIHDGPQAIAKFRVGGPSKHSEPAVAPPGYIAFRDVGEQSEGMCFRDVTSPINELDGQSNSSRDESPFFDNDMPTMRSSSSSSEGLPRVIGLSREGSLESNEDSDQAKKSCSRRANKGHHGKGKGRHGSSSETVQPGGPGNCGMRSPDLAEFLEQIGFSKYLPLLEEQDIDLRIFLTLTENDLKEVGITLFGPKRKMTSAIARWHSSARPPSDALEQAYADQLEAEMQEMAIQLHKRCEEVEGLQGQMSQEKELRTVMEGCLMEYKMAWRKVHIELVDNHRLAQDMNAVLEKARACRCELLSRLSADGNGSPYHGDGKLKGDTGGKGGEGLKSTSVSELMTTLDSYEEELGETLQAVLQNLRRLSVPEKVTDSWEQP, encoded by the exons ATGTCGGAGTTGAGCGATGAGGCGAGTGAATCYGAGCAGTTTGGTGTCAGCCTCTCCCTGTGGCTAGGGGACATTAACACTTTAGTGCGACCTGAGGAATTGGATGTTCCCCTCGACCTCCACACCGCCTGCTCTATTGGCCAGTATGATGTGGTATCAGAGTGTATTAAAAA AGGGGAGGTGAACTTGGACAGCAAGAACATTGGTGGCTGGACTCCCCTGATGTATTCCTCATATATTGGGCATGACAACATTGCTAATCTTTTGCTGGAGGCTGGAGTGAACGTTAATGCCACCACTGGCAAAGGTCTGACACCCCTTATGCTGGCAGCGAGCTGTGGGAATGAAAGCATTGCATACTTCCTAATGCAG CAAGGTGCTGAGTTGGAGCTGAAGGACTCTCGAGGCTGGACAGCCCTGTACCACTGCACGAGCACTGGCCACCAGCAGATGGTCAAGTTCCTGTTGGATAGCAATGCCAATGTCAATGTYAA AGAGCCAGGGTCTGGCTTCACTCCGCTGATGGAGGCTGCTGCTTCTGGACATGAAATCATTGTACAATGCCTCCTTGACCAT GGTGTCAAAGTAGATGAGCGGAACGCCAAAGGAGAGACCGCTCGTGCCCTGGCTATGATGTACGGCCACACAAAGATCGCCAGCCTCATTGACATGCGCTCTCCTAAAGCCAAAGCAG GACACTTTGAGGACCTGAGCTCGTCGGAGGACTCTGACAGCAGTGCTCCCCCCAGACTGAGTCGCTTGAGTCGCAGCCGAGCCAAGGGCCCCAGCATCCACGATGGGCCTCAAGCCATCGCCAAATtcagagtgggaggccccagcaAACACTCAG AGCCAGCGGTTGCGCCCCCGGGATACATTGCATTCCGTGATGTCGGGGAGCAGAGTGAGGGCATGTGTTTCCGTGACGTCACCTCGCCTATCAACGAGCTGGATGGCCAGAGCAACAGCAGCAGAG ATGAGAGCCCCTTCTTTGATAACGACATGCCCACCATGaggagcagcagtagtagcagcgaGGGACTTCCCCGCGTGATCGGACTTAGCCGGGAGGGCTCGCTTGAGAGTAACGAG GACTCGGATCAGGCTAAAAAGAGCTGCTCCCGCCGCGCAAACAAGGGTCATCACGGTAAAGGCAAGGGTCGCCATGGTAGCAGCAGTGAAACGGTGCAGCCCGGTGGCCCAGGGAACTGTGGGATGCGCTCGCCT GATCTGGCTGAGTTTCTGGAGCAGATTGGCTTTTCCAAGTACCTCCCCCTGTTGGAGGAACAGGACATTGACCTAAGGATATTCCTCACCCTCACAGAGAATGACCTTAAGGAAGTGGGAATCAC GCTTTTTGGACCCAAGCGCAAGATGACCTCAGCAATTGCACGTTGGCACAGTAGTGCCCGGCCACCTAGTGACGCTCTGGAGCAGGCCTACGCGGACCAACTGGAGGCTGAGATGCAGGAAATGGCCATTCAGCTACATAAG CGGTGTGAGGAGGTGGAGGGCCTGCAGGGCCAGATGTCTCAAGAGAAGGAATTGCGCACAGTGATGGAGGGATGCCTGATGGAGTACAAGATGGCCTGGAGGAAGGTGCACATAGAGCTGGTGGACAACCACAGACTGGCCCAAGACATGAATGCCGTGCTAGAAAAGGCCCGCGCCTGCCGCTGCGAGCTCCTGTCTCGCCTCAGTGCCGACGGCAACGGCAGTCCTTACCACGGCGACGGAAAACTGAAAGGCGATACTGGTGGAAAAG